The genome window AACACGACGAACAAACTTATCTGTATAGTTATTTCAAGAATCCTTTATTCTTTCTTCAATATTTTATTTATATCGGCATTTACTTATTTATTGCTATTATTATTTTTGTCAGCCAAAAAACTCAGCAAATTCGCATCAAACGAAAATATGACCTGCCGAATGAGATAGCGCAGCTTCAGATGAAATTCATCCAGACCCAGATTGACCCGCATTTTACTCTTAACCTGATCAATTCCATCGGAAACCTCTTCGAAAAAAGAGATACGGAAAAAGCAAACCTTGTCTTTGGTAAATACACCAAATTGCTGAGGAATTCTCTTTTAAACTCCGACAATACTGCTATTCCACTTTCTGAGGAAATTGATTATGTGTCTAATTACCTCGAGCTGGAAAAATTCAGAATGGATGATAAATTTGAATACAACATACGGATTGATGAGAATATCGACACACAGACCATCATTCCCAAGATGCTGGTACACACCTTTGCTGAAAATGCAATTATACATGGAATCAAGCATCTCAAAGGGAATGGGATACTGAATATTTCAATCAAATCGGAAGATAAGAATCTGTTGATCTGCATAGCGGATAATGGCATTGGCCGCGCAAAAGAAAAGGAGTATTCACAATTCTCCGCCGGCCGCGGACTGCATATCCTCGACCAGATACTTCAAATCTATTTTCAATTATACAATGTGAAGATCACCTATGAAGTGAATGATCTCTATGATAACTCCAATCAGCCGTCCGGAACGAAAGTAGAGATTACTATACCTGAAGGGGGAGGAAAGATGAAAGATGAAAGATGAAAAATTTTTATTAATGAAAACCATTTCATGCTTTGTTGTTGATGATGAACGCGATGCCCGCGAGCGACTCGCCATTCTCCTCACCAAATTCGATGACGTAAAAGTCATCGGAATGGAGGGCGATCCTGAACAGGCCATTGAATCAATCTTACATAAAAAACCTGACCTCGTCTTCATCGACGTTGAAATGCCCCGAATGAGCGGCTTTGATGTCGTAAAAGCCATCAAATCAAAAGACTTCCATCCCACATTTATCTTTGTGACCGATTATAACCAATACGCCATTAAAGCCATAAAAAATGAGGCATTCGACTTTTTACTCAAGCCTGTCGACATCGATGAACTAAAAGATACCCTGCACCGCTTCCGCGAATGCCATAAATTGCAGTACGGCACAGGAACAGGTCAGCATAT of Bacteroidota bacterium contains these proteins:
- a CDS encoding response regulator transcription factor, which gives rise to MKTISCFVVDDERDARERLAILLTKFDDVKVIGMEGDPEQAIESILHKKPDLVFIDVEMPRMSGFDVVKAIKSKDFHPTFIFVTDYNQYAIKAIKNEAFDFLLKPVDIDELKDTLHRFRECHKLQYGTGTGQHIPLDEVHLSEREKEILRLLVQCKTSRQIAEELFISKNTVDTHRRNLLEKTGLKNTHELILWAIENGMKDEK